In Proteiniborus sp. DW1, the following proteins share a genomic window:
- a CDS encoding Fur family transcriptional regulator: MNTIYKIYESIQEKGYKLTVQRKAMLDILIENKDYLLEPSDIFEWVLKKNKDINFSTIYRNLETFINIGIVRKVSLDDGKNAYQIVLEEQHIHSLICKKCGRVEVLKSCPLEKIDMKEIEKKGFQPDSHKFEIYGFCKECCHS, translated from the coding sequence ATGAACACAATATATAAAATATATGAAAGTATACAAGAAAAAGGATATAAGCTTACAGTGCAAAGGAAAGCAATGCTAGATATTCTTATAGAAAATAAAGACTATTTATTAGAACCATCAGATATATTTGAATGGGTTCTTAAGAAAAACAAGGATATTAACTTTTCAACCATATACAGGAATCTTGAGACCTTTATTAATATAGGTATTGTAAGAAAAGTAAGCTTAGACGATGGCAAAAACGCCTATCAGATAGTACTTGAAGAGCAACATATTCATAGTCTAATTTGTAAAAAGTGTGGGAGGGTTGAGGTACTTAAGAGCTGTCCATTAGAAAAGATAGATATGAAAGAAATTGAGAAAAAGGGCTTTCAACCAGATTCACATAAATTTGAAATTTATGGTTTTTGTAAAGAATGCTGTCATTCATAA